The DNA sequence GATTTCAGTATAATCTTTATCCTCCAGATACAGAAAAACAATGGCCTTGTCAATGTCGCCCAATTGCTTGATGGCGTCGTACATGAGTTTCAATTGCCGTTCTTCGGTATCATCGTATTCATTGGCCTTTATTTTAAAGATGACCGAATCGTAATCTTGTGTCAGTACACGTCGTTTTGATTTTCTATAAAGCGTAATGGCCGTGTTCAAGGCCACACGATACATCCAAGTACTGAATTTTGAGTCGCCCCGAAATTTTGGATAGGCCTTCCATAATTGAATGGTGATTTCTTGAAAAAGGTCATTATGAGAATCCCTATCATTGGTGTACAGACTACAGACCTTGTGAACAATATTTTGATTGCTCTCAAGTTCGGTCACAAAGCGATGTTCCAGTTCTTTGGTCACTGATCGGGTTGGTAGTTGTTTTGTCTATTAGTAGTAAAGATCTGGTTTTTGTTACAACAAAGTATTCTTCGATGGTTC is a window from the Muricauda sp. SCSIO 65647 genome containing:
- a CDS encoding RNA polymerase sigma factor, which encodes MTKELEHRFVTELESNQNIVHKVCSLYTNDRDSHNDLFQEITIQLWKAYPKFRGDSKFSTWMYRVALNTAITLYRKSKRRVLTQDYDSVIFKIKANEYDDTEERQLKLMYDAIKQLGDIDKAIVFLYLEDKDYTEISETLGITEVNARVKMNRIKNKLRTILNP